A part of Melittangium boletus DSM 14713 genomic DNA contains:
- the tnpB gene encoding IS66 family insertion sequence element accessory protein TnpB (TnpB, as the term is used for proteins encoded by IS66 family insertion elements, is considered an accessory protein, since TnpC, encoded by a neighboring gene, is a DDE family transposase.), whose product MLTLTRAVRVYASAVPVDMRKGFDGLSALVEQQLGGQLLKGDVFLFVGRCRQRAKVLYFDGTGLVLLTKRLFKGRFARPWAQAGAVSVELTVAELSLFLEGGELAGSQPSRRKSLRWCPLCSTTAKVWFPSGR is encoded by the coding sequence GTGCTGACACTCACGCGGGCGGTGCGGGTGTACGCCAGTGCGGTGCCGGTGGACATGCGCAAGGGGTTTGATGGATTGAGCGCGCTGGTGGAGCAGCAGCTGGGAGGACAGCTGCTCAAGGGCGACGTGTTCCTCTTCGTGGGGCGGTGTCGCCAGCGGGCCAAGGTGCTCTACTTCGACGGCACGGGGCTGGTGCTGCTCACCAAGCGTCTCTTCAAGGGACGCTTCGCGCGGCCGTGGGCCCAGGCCGGAGCGGTGAGCGTGGAGCTGACGGTGGCGGAGCTGTCCTTGTTTCTGGAGGGGGGCGAGCTGGCGGGGAGCCAGCCTTCGAGGAGAAAGAGCTTGCGGTGGTGCCCACTGTGTAGCACTACCGCGAAGGTATGGTTCCCCTCGGGCAGGTGA
- a CDS encoding transposase codes for MEKELEQFRQEAQRLRAGRAKGSGPFPEPMRAFAVRYLAQALEKGETLKSVVERLGVSEPTLQAWRRGQTPGSKARGSEPRLAGLVPVVVNEEKVPARPREGTTLAVVSPRGWRVEGLGVEEAVEVLRRVAC; via the coding sequence GTGGAGAAGGAGTTGGAGCAGTTCCGGCAGGAGGCGCAGAGACTGAGAGCGGGACGAGCCAAGGGCTCGGGCCCCTTCCCCGAGCCGATGAGAGCGTTCGCGGTGCGCTACCTGGCGCAGGCGTTGGAGAAGGGAGAGACGCTCAAGTCGGTGGTGGAGAGGCTGGGGGTGTCGGAGCCGACGCTGCAGGCGTGGAGGCGGGGGCAGACGCCTGGGAGCAAGGCGAGAGGGAGTGAGCCGAGGCTCGCGGGGCTGGTGCCGGTGGTGGTGAACGAGGAGAAGGTGCCCGCGAGGCCGCGAGAGGGCACTACCTTGGCGGTGGTGTCGCCGCGGGGCTGGAGGGTGGAAGGGCTGGGGGTGGAGGAGGCGGTGGAGGTGCTGCGGAGGGTGGCGTGCTGA
- a CDS encoding transposase produces the protein MKRALNRLREVVPETVRVIVLADRGFGDQKFYALLEQSKFDDVVRFRQCIQVTAETGEKRSAGEWVPESGRAVRMTGARVTQDNTPVPAVVCVKKGMKEAWCLATRLKEATAAFVVGLYSKRFRTEETFRDMKDLRFGMGLSWVKVRSTERRNRLLLVSALACSLLTLLGAAGESLGMERYLKANTVKTRTYSLFRQGCEYYQAIPMMPEDTLLPLMARFTELLGAQPVFREVFGPI, from the coding sequence ATGAAACGAGCTCTCAACCGGCTGCGGGAAGTCGTGCCCGAGACGGTGCGGGTCATCGTGCTGGCGGACCGGGGATTTGGGGACCAGAAGTTCTATGCCTTGCTCGAGCAGTCGAAGTTCGACGACGTGGTGCGCTTCCGCCAGTGCATTCAAGTCACGGCGGAGACAGGCGAGAAGAGGAGCGCGGGAGAATGGGTGCCCGAGTCGGGCCGTGCGGTGCGCATGACGGGAGCGCGAGTCACCCAGGACAACACCCCCGTGCCCGCGGTGGTGTGCGTGAAGAAGGGAATGAAGGAGGCCTGGTGTCTGGCGACGCGCTTGAAAGAAGCCACGGCGGCCTTCGTGGTAGGGCTCTATTCCAAGCGCTTCCGGACGGAGGAGACGTTCCGGGACATGAAGGACTTGCGCTTCGGAATGGGACTGTCCTGGGTGAAGGTGCGCTCGACGGAGAGGAGAAACAGGCTGCTGCTGGTGAGCGCGCTGGCCTGTAGTCTGTTGACCTTGTTGGGCGCGGCGGGGGAAAGCTTGGGGATGGAGCGCTACCTCAAAGCCAACACCGTGAAGACGCGCACCTACTCCCTCTTCCGGCAGGGATGTGAGTATTACCAGGCCATCCCCATGATGCCCGAGGACACGCTCCTGCCCCTGATGGCTCGGTTCACCGAATTGCTCGGCGCACAACCTGTTTTCCGGGAAGTTTTCGGTCCAATATGA
- a CDS encoding AAA family ATPase → MLTSLEIENFKGFAGRQRIEFAPLTLLFGANSAGKSTILQALLYLHELIERGSADVDRTELGGNVLELGGFARLVHRHETERAIVLRAEFATPGALERFGRDLSDFPFPDLDDLIETAWLELEVRYRRTPTFRGPIIDRVTIGANEISEPLVRMENGESLRAGEPLYVQVNFGHPVVATLRTSHPQLWPALEAGHPWQDVDDLLQDERHQFETTIDELSAIAVSQDLLARALGTQAELANRADLRWRPFFAIARSRTGALPGLLEALRVLPAGDIEGDKEELVSLRRQPSFDEKRVEALEQSISTRERAVQHVRTFLEMVVLGTTAQLAAFLRDAQYIGPLRTIPPRGFLYERAGRITSWADGLAAWDLLLSDRLTLVERTNAWLRRLGAGCQVVVQQLFEGNADAEELSGGHVDKTVRRLLLDTGAGSFVLPSEVGAGISQLIPVVVAAIEGRGGLTLVEQPEIHVHPAVQVGLGDLLIEAASREGSRRTLLVETHSEHLILRLLRRIRETTEKELAEDAPAFSEDKLSVLYVQSNPGGVRVRRLRVDERGEFVDRWPKGFFAERMEELL, encoded by the coding sequence ATGCTGACCTCCCTCGAGATCGAGAACTTCAAGGGATTCGCCGGTCGCCAGCGCATCGAGTTCGCACCGCTGACGTTGCTCTTCGGCGCCAACAGCGCGGGCAAGAGCACGATCTTACAGGCGCTGCTTTACCTGCACGAACTGATCGAGCGCGGCTCAGCCGATGTCGATCGCACCGAGCTGGGCGGCAACGTGCTCGAACTCGGCGGGTTTGCCCGGCTTGTGCACCGTCACGAGACCGAACGCGCCATCGTGCTCCGCGCCGAGTTCGCTACGCCCGGAGCCCTCGAGCGTTTCGGGCGCGACCTCAGCGACTTCCCCTTTCCCGATCTCGACGACCTGATCGAGACCGCCTGGCTGGAGCTGGAGGTCCGCTATCGGCGGACTCCGACGTTTCGGGGGCCAATCATCGATAGGGTGACGATCGGGGCCAACGAAATTTCTGAGCCGCTTGTTCGGATGGAGAACGGTGAATCGCTGAGAGCCGGAGAGCCGCTCTACGTTCAGGTCAATTTCGGCCACCCTGTCGTTGCGACGCTCCGAACGTCGCACCCGCAGCTGTGGCCTGCGCTTGAGGCTGGTCATCCTTGGCAGGATGTTGACGATCTCCTCCAAGATGAGAGGCACCAATTCGAGACAACCATCGATGAACTCTCGGCGATCGCGGTCTCTCAGGACTTGCTCGCACGAGCACTTGGGACACAGGCCGAGCTCGCTAACAGAGCTGACCTACGTTGGCGGCCGTTCTTCGCGATCGCGCGATCGCGTACGGGAGCTTTGCCTGGCCTCTTGGAAGCGCTACGAGTGCTGCCTGCGGGTGACATCGAAGGTGACAAAGAGGAGCTCGTTTCGCTTCGCCGCCAGCCTTCCTTCGACGAGAAGCGTGTCGAGGCGCTCGAACAGTCCATATCCACAAGAGAACGTGCTGTACAGCATGTGCGCACGTTCCTCGAGATGGTGGTGCTCGGCACGACGGCGCAGCTCGCGGCGTTCCTGCGCGATGCGCAGTACATCGGCCCGCTGCGGACAATCCCTCCGCGCGGCTTCCTCTACGAGCGCGCCGGCCGCATCACGAGCTGGGCCGACGGCTTGGCCGCCTGGGACCTGCTCCTCTCCGACCGGCTCACTCTCGTCGAGCGCACGAACGCCTGGCTCCGGCGCCTCGGGGCGGGCTGCCAGGTCGTCGTCCAGCAGCTCTTCGAAGGCAACGCGGACGCCGAGGAACTCTCGGGCGGCCACGTCGACAAGACCGTGCGCCGACTGCTCCTTGACACCGGCGCGGGCTCGTTCGTGCTGCCGTCGGAGGTGGGCGCGGGCATCTCGCAGCTCATCCCCGTTGTCGTCGCCGCCATCGAAGGGCGTGGTGGCCTCACGCTCGTCGAGCAGCCTGAGATTCACGTGCACCCTGCCGTGCAGGTGGGGCTGGGCGACCTGCTCATCGAAGCAGCGAGCCGCGAGGGCAGCCGACGCACGTTGCTCGTCGAGACCCACAGCGAGCACCTCATCTTACGGCTCTTGCGACGCATCCGCGAGACAACCGAGAAAGAGCTGGCCGAGGACGCGCCTGCGTTCAGCGAGGACAAGCTGAGCGTGCTCTACGTCCAATCGAACCCGGGAGGAGTTCGTGTGCGCCGCCTTCGCGTCGACGAGCGCGGGGAATTCGTCGATCGCTGGCCCAAGGGTTTTTTTGCCGAGCGCATGGAGGAACTCCTGTGA
- a CDS encoding restriction endonuclease subunit S translates to MTVLGDLVTLQGGGTPPRDEPRYWNGTIPWASVKDLGVSRLVSTVERISPGGVEASATRIIKAGHVVVATRMAIGRASILEVDAAINQDLKALIPRPGRRVHPNYLLHLLGASTAFLEKRATGATVKGIRSEVLENLPVPHANYDEQRRIADILDRADAIRRKRKQAISLMEELLRSAFLEMFGDPVTNPKGWPVKPAGELIEGLEAGWSANGEARQRAADEFGVLKVSAVTSGVFKPDEHKAVAPGTIDCELVTPRAGDLLFSRANTRELVAATCLVERDEPRLFLPDKIWRVVPRAGTTTTPYLRFLLAHARFRAELTKTATGTSGSMLNVSMEKLRGLRCPVPPFSLQQRFADLVWSVLRIKAGFATAEQDAANLFASLVDRAFSVGLPC, encoded by the coding sequence GTGACGGTCTTGGGAGATCTCGTCACGCTCCAAGGGGGCGGCACACCGCCGAGAGATGAACCGAGGTATTGGAACGGCACCATCCCGTGGGCGAGCGTGAAAGATCTGGGCGTCTCGCGCCTTGTGTCGACCGTCGAGCGCATCTCTCCTGGAGGGGTCGAAGCGAGTGCAACAAGAATCATCAAGGCTGGGCACGTCGTCGTAGCGACACGCATGGCCATCGGACGTGCCTCAATTCTAGAGGTGGATGCCGCCATCAACCAGGATCTGAAGGCGCTCATCCCACGACCCGGAAGGCGAGTTCACCCAAATTACCTACTGCACTTGCTCGGCGCGAGTACCGCCTTCCTTGAGAAGCGAGCCACCGGCGCGACCGTGAAGGGGATTCGAAGCGAAGTCCTTGAGAACCTGCCCGTGCCACACGCGAACTACGACGAGCAGCGGCGCATCGCTGACATCCTCGACAGGGCCGACGCCATCCGCCGCAAGCGCAAGCAGGCCATCTCTCTCATGGAGGAACTCTTGCGCTCGGCGTTTCTGGAGATGTTCGGTGACCCAGTGACGAACCCGAAGGGGTGGCCGGTGAAACCCGCGGGCGAATTGATCGAAGGCCTTGAGGCCGGATGGAGCGCGAACGGAGAAGCGCGGCAGCGGGCCGCCGACGAGTTTGGGGTGCTCAAGGTCAGTGCCGTCACATCTGGTGTATTCAAGCCGGATGAACACAAGGCCGTCGCGCCCGGGACCATCGATTGTGAACTGGTGACTCCTCGTGCCGGCGACCTTCTATTTAGTCGAGCAAACACGCGAGAACTAGTTGCAGCTACGTGCCTTGTCGAGCGCGATGAGCCCCGGCTTTTCCTTCCTGACAAGATCTGGCGCGTGGTTCCACGAGCCGGCACGACAACCACTCCCTATCTCCGCTTCCTTCTCGCGCATGCTCGTTTTCGGGCCGAGCTAACCAAGACCGCGACTGGAACCAGTGGGTCGATGCTGAACGTCTCGATGGAGAAGCTGCGTGGTTTGCGATGCCCGGTCCCTCCATTCTCGCTACAGCAGCGCTTTGCTGACCTGGTCTGGAGCGTGCTGCGCATCAAGGCGGGATTCGCGACAGCCGAGCAGGACGCGGCGAACCTCTTTGCGTCGCTCGTGGATCGCGCCTTTTCAGTAGGTCTTCCATGCTGA
- a CDS encoding type I restriction-modification system subunit M, translating to MSTLTTQLKSDIDKLWTEFWTGGITNPLTVIEQISFLMFARLLDVMETTGERKAERLKKPFKGRFTGPNDPRRWKNFKQKDAAEMLRVVRDEVFPHFRKLNGGTTFAEYMQDAQLMIQKPSLLVSAVNMIDKLPLTDGDAKGDLYEYLLSKLTTAGINGQFRTPRHIIRFMVELIEPKPTDTIGDPSCGTAGFLVGAMQYLLETHTSAKGKLEGENGETIYTGDLLEPYRDHIQNGMFHGFDFDATMLRIASMNLMLHGVDNPDIHYQDTLSNSFPEKFPKQATGGFDVIFANPPFKGSLDEGDVHPTLTQAVKTKKTELLFVALILRMLKKGGRSATIVPDGVLFGSSKAHTALRKILVKDNQLEAVISLPSGVFKPYAGVSTAILVFTKGGKTDHVFFYGVEADGLSLDDKREPVIKNDLPDALACWMRRSAKKDTDRTAKHFMVPVSEIEEKDFDLSINRYKEAKHKEVQYDPPKKIIAKLRALEAEIAKDLSELEGML from the coding sequence ATGAGCACCCTGACCACACAGCTGAAGAGCGACATTGACAAGCTCTGGACCGAGTTCTGGACCGGCGGCATCACCAATCCGCTCACCGTCATCGAGCAGATCTCGTTCTTGATGTTCGCGCGTCTCCTCGACGTCATGGAGACCACCGGCGAGCGCAAGGCCGAGCGCCTCAAGAAGCCCTTCAAAGGTCGCTTCACCGGGCCGAATGACCCACGCCGCTGGAAGAACTTCAAGCAGAAGGACGCCGCTGAGATGCTGCGCGTCGTGCGCGACGAGGTCTTCCCGCACTTCCGCAAGCTGAACGGCGGCACGACCTTCGCCGAGTACATGCAGGACGCCCAGCTCATGATCCAGAAGCCGAGCTTGCTCGTCTCGGCGGTGAACATGATCGACAAGCTGCCGCTTACCGACGGCGACGCGAAGGGCGATCTCTACGAGTATCTCCTGAGCAAGCTGACGACGGCGGGCATCAACGGCCAGTTCCGCACGCCTCGCCACATCATCCGCTTCATGGTGGAGCTGATCGAGCCGAAGCCGACGGACACCATCGGCGACCCCTCGTGCGGCACGGCGGGCTTCCTCGTCGGCGCGATGCAGTACCTGCTCGAGACGCACACCTCGGCGAAGGGCAAGCTCGAAGGTGAAAATGGCGAGACTATCTACACCGGCGACCTGCTTGAGCCGTATCGCGACCACATCCAGAACGGGATGTTCCACGGCTTCGACTTCGACGCGACCATGCTTCGCATCGCATCAATGAACCTGATGCTCCACGGAGTCGACAACCCTGACATCCACTACCAGGACACGCTGTCGAACTCGTTCCCCGAGAAGTTCCCGAAGCAGGCGACCGGCGGCTTCGACGTCATCTTCGCCAACCCGCCCTTCAAGGGCAGCCTCGACGAGGGCGACGTTCACCCCACGCTGACCCAGGCGGTGAAGACGAAGAAGACCGAGCTGCTCTTCGTCGCCCTCATCCTGCGCATGCTCAAGAAGGGCGGTCGCAGCGCCACCATCGTGCCCGACGGCGTGCTCTTCGGCTCGTCGAAGGCGCACACCGCACTGCGCAAAATACTAGTGAAGGACAACCAGCTCGAGGCGGTCATCTCGCTGCCGAGCGGCGTGTTCAAGCCGTACGCCGGCGTGTCGACGGCCATCCTCGTTTTCACGAAGGGCGGCAAGACCGACCACGTGTTCTTCTACGGCGTCGAGGCCGATGGTCTCTCGCTCGACGACAAGCGCGAGCCGGTGATCAAGAACGACCTGCCGGATGCGCTGGCGTGCTGGATGAGAAGGAGCGCTAAGAAGGACACCGACCGTACGGCGAAGCACTTCATGGTGCCGGTGAGCGAGATCGAGGAGAAGGACTTCGACCTCTCGATCAACCGCTACAAGGAAGCGAAACACAAAGAGGTCCAGTACGACCCGCCCAAGAAGATCATCGCCAAGTTGCGTGCGCTCGAGGCCGAGATTGCGAAGGACTTGAGCGAGCTGGAGGGTATGCTGTGA
- a CDS encoding DEAD/DEAH box helicase family protein yields the protein MIGSEVPHMKSHNFEFLRPRRAVLADLAGFAERYAHEDPASSLIKQRSFVELAVTTIYERYRLRPPFSDNLNDLMNAEPFRQSVPEVVQNKLHAVRKAGNHAAHPRRPITSQLSLECLAQLFDIARWFHVQVDGGDLSSAPKYTPPPPEPASATKTKDALEKLRLAEAKYESVLAALEAETQKRLAAERAATEHATELEKLKEEGQKVASFLQFNEETTRRRLIDQALIAAGWNVGASGADTEQVRQEVRLTGMPTPTGEGFADYVLYGDDGKPLAVIEAKRTAKDARAGGEQARLYAACLEKKTGVRPVIFFTNGVDVFLWDDAQGYPYRKVYGFYSKDSLEYLMHQRANKRPLAAVEPNLAIANRMYQLEAVKRVCERFEGKFRKALVVQATGTGKTRVAISLCDVLMRAGWVKRILFLCDRRELRKQADRVFKEFMPGEPRVIVDASTANDRDKRIYLATYPAMMKCFEDFDVGFFDLIIADESHRSIYKKFRTLFQYFDALEVGLTATPVLRLIEHNTYELFGCEDRDPTAHFSFDDAIQSKPPFLVPFRVMVVSTKFRRDGFRYKDMTAEQQAELEDQDPQAEAVDYDSEDLDKYFFNKDTTRAIWRSLMDSGIREATGSHVGKTIVFARSHAHAVHLAEVFSELYPQYGSTFCRVIDNQEPKADQLIDDFKNPDSELNVAISVDMLDTGIDVPEVVNLVFAKPVRSYVKFWQMIGRGTRLRKDLFGPGRDKTEFLIFDHWRNFWFFDEKYKETQPSPQKSLLQHLFETRVELAAVALDKMDQTTFEAAAALILGDIRAVRDTNAIDARDKWKELELLADGDRVHHFAAATKADLLSIVAPLQHLRSIRGDEDAYRFDLLMTRLELELLRGGPSAPKVLDLRARVEEAVELLAKNLAPVKARVEEIHQVRSKDFWAAVEVHHLEGLRRELRGIMKYQQLPPTTRVAPQVFDVTDDGHLAETYIPKLEGLELVEYKRRVESVLSKHFAENPILQRIRAGKSVRDDELEELARLVLKIDDKANVKYLAGHDPETRSSLLAVFRGLVGLDATAVEQAFSAFVQKHPRLSSQQLRFLQLLQNHIAQNGGIELERLYEPPFTTLHALGMEGLFQEPGDVDELLAILSVFEPKRAASTDRPPASQAS from the coding sequence ATGATCGGCTCCGAGGTTCCGCACATGAAGTCGCATAACTTCGAATTCCTGCGTCCGCGCCGAGCCGTGCTGGCCGATCTCGCCGGCTTCGCCGAGCGCTACGCCCATGAGGACCCTGCGAGCTCGCTCATCAAACAGCGAAGCTTCGTCGAACTCGCGGTCACCACCATCTACGAGCGCTATCGGCTCCGCCCTCCGTTCTCCGACAACCTGAACGACCTGATGAACGCCGAGCCGTTCCGGCAGTCGGTGCCCGAGGTCGTGCAGAACAAGCTCCACGCCGTGCGCAAGGCTGGCAATCACGCCGCGCACCCGCGTCGGCCGATCACGAGCCAACTCTCCCTAGAGTGCCTCGCGCAACTCTTCGACATTGCCCGTTGGTTCCACGTACAGGTCGATGGAGGCGACCTCAGCTCCGCGCCCAAATACACGCCACCGCCGCCCGAGCCCGCAAGTGCCACCAAGACGAAGGACGCGCTCGAGAAGCTCCGGCTCGCCGAGGCGAAGTACGAGTCGGTGCTCGCCGCGCTGGAGGCCGAGACCCAGAAGCGCCTCGCAGCGGAGCGGGCCGCCACCGAGCACGCCACCGAACTCGAGAAGCTGAAGGAAGAGGGCCAGAAGGTCGCCTCGTTCCTCCAGTTCAACGAAGAGACGACCCGCCGTCGCCTCATCGACCAGGCCTTGATCGCAGCGGGCTGGAACGTCGGCGCGAGCGGCGCGGACACCGAGCAGGTGCGCCAGGAGGTGCGGCTCACCGGGATGCCGACGCCGACGGGCGAGGGCTTCGCCGACTACGTGCTCTACGGCGATGACGGAAAGCCGCTCGCGGTCATCGAGGCGAAGAGGACCGCGAAGGACGCCCGCGCCGGTGGCGAACAGGCGCGTCTGTATGCGGCCTGCCTCGAGAAAAAGACCGGTGTGCGCCCGGTCATCTTCTTCACCAACGGCGTCGACGTGTTCCTCTGGGACGATGCGCAGGGCTATCCGTACCGCAAGGTCTACGGTTTCTACTCGAAGGACAGCCTCGAGTACCTGATGCACCAGCGCGCGAATAAGAGGCCGCTGGCGGCCGTCGAGCCGAACCTGGCCATCGCGAACCGCATGTACCAGCTTGAGGCGGTCAAGCGCGTCTGCGAGCGCTTCGAGGGCAAGTTCCGCAAGGCGCTCGTCGTGCAGGCCACGGGCACTGGCAAGACGCGCGTCGCCATCTCGCTCTGCGACGTTCTCATGCGGGCCGGGTGGGTGAAGCGCATCCTCTTTCTTTGTGACCGGCGCGAGCTGCGCAAGCAGGCGGACCGCGTCTTCAAGGAGTTCATGCCGGGCGAGCCGCGCGTCATCGTCGATGCCAGCACCGCGAACGACCGCGACAAGCGCATCTACCTCGCCACCTACCCGGCGATGATGAAGTGCTTCGAGGACTTCGACGTCGGCTTCTTCGACCTCATCATTGCCGACGAGTCGCACCGCAGCATCTACAAGAAGTTCCGCACGCTCTTTCAGTATTTCGACGCGCTCGAGGTGGGCCTCACGGCGACGCCGGTGCTGCGGCTCATCGAGCACAACACCTACGAGCTGTTCGGCTGCGAGGACCGCGATCCAACCGCGCACTTCAGCTTCGATGACGCGATCCAGAGCAAACCCCCGTTCCTCGTGCCGTTCCGCGTGATGGTGGTGAGCACGAAGTTCCGCCGCGACGGCTTCCGCTACAAGGACATGACCGCCGAGCAGCAGGCCGAGCTTGAGGACCAGGATCCGCAGGCCGAGGCCGTCGACTACGACAGCGAAGATCTCGACAAGTACTTCTTCAACAAAGACACGACGCGGGCCATCTGGCGCTCGCTCATGGACAGCGGCATCCGCGAGGCGACGGGGAGTCACGTCGGCAAGACCATCGTCTTCGCGCGCAGCCACGCCCACGCCGTGCACCTCGCCGAGGTCTTCAGCGAGCTGTACCCGCAGTACGGCTCGACGTTCTGCCGCGTGATCGACAACCAGGAGCCGAAAGCCGATCAGCTCATCGACGACTTCAAGAACCCTGACAGCGAGCTGAACGTCGCGATCTCCGTCGACATGCTCGACACCGGCATCGATGTGCCCGAGGTCGTGAACCTGGTGTTCGCGAAGCCCGTAAGGTCTTACGTGAAGTTCTGGCAGATGATCGGCCGCGGCACGCGGTTGCGAAAGGACCTCTTCGGGCCCGGTCGCGACAAGACCGAGTTTCTCATCTTCGACCACTGGCGGAATTTCTGGTTCTTCGACGAGAAGTACAAGGAGACGCAGCCTTCGCCGCAGAAGTCGCTGCTCCAGCACCTGTTCGAGACGCGCGTGGAGCTGGCCGCCGTTGCGCTCGACAAGATGGACCAGACCACCTTCGAGGCCGCGGCCGCGCTGATCCTCGGCGACATCCGCGCCGTGCGTGACACGAACGCCATCGACGCGCGCGACAAGTGGAAGGAACTCGAGCTGCTCGCCGACGGCGATCGCGTCCACCACTTCGCCGCGGCGACGAAGGCCGATTTGCTCTCCATCGTCGCGCCCCTCCAGCACCTACGCAGCATCCGCGGCGACGAAGACGCCTACCGCTTCGATCTGCTCATGACGCGCCTCGAGCTCGAGCTTCTGCGCGGTGGCCCAAGCGCGCCCAAGGTCTTGGACCTGCGCGCCCGCGTCGAAGAGGCCGTCGAGCTGCTCGCCAAGAACCTCGCGCCGGTGAAGGCAAGGGTCGAGGAGATCCATCAGGTGCGGAGCAAGGACTTCTGGGCAGCCGTCGAGGTGCACCACCTCGAGGGGCTGCGTCGTGAGCTGCGCGGCATCATGAAGTACCAACAACTTCCGCCCACGACGCGCGTGGCGCCGCAGGTCTTCGATGTGACCGACGACGGTCACCTGGCCGAGACCTACATCCCGAAGCTCGAGGGCCTCGAACTCGTCGAGTACAAGCGACGTGTCGAGTCGGTGCTGAGCAAACACTTCGCGGAGAACCCGATCTTGCAGCGCATTCGTGCCGGTAAGAGTGTGCGCGACGACGAGCTCGAAGAGCTGGCACGCCTCGTCCTCAAGATCGACGACAAGGCCAACGTGAAATACTTGGCGGGGCACGACCCGGAGACGCGCAGCTCGCTCCTCGCCGTGTTCCGTGGCCTGGTCGGACTCGATGCCACGGCTGTCGAGCAGGCGTTCTCGGCGTTCGTCCAGAAGCACCCACGCCTCTCGTCGCAGCAGCTCCGCTTCCTGCAACTGCTGCAGAACCACATAGCCCAGAACGGCGGCATCGAACTCGAGCGGCTCTACGAACCACCGTTCACTACCCTCCATGCCCTCGGTATGGAGGGCCTCTTCCAAGAGCCCGGAGACGTGGATGAGCTCCTCGCCATCCTCAGCGTCTTCGAGCCCAAGCGCGCCGCGTCGACCGACCGGCCCCCCGCGAGCCAGGCATCATGA